Genomic segment of Paenalkalicoccus suaedae:
TCCATGCGTCACCTCCTAAAAGAATTTTTTGAATGCCGCCTCTGTGATACGTAACCAAGCAGGTAACTCTTGCGACTTTGCGCGTTCAAACCACAATCCACCAGCTTGAGAATTTTTATCCTTGCTAAAGTTAAACTGCGGATTGTAGTAAAGTTTCCTAGCATAAGGCATTTGCCACGTCACCTTGCCAGATCCGGGGTTCGTCATTCGTATCCCTGATTGCGCTAGATCACCTCGATCGAATGGGATAAACTTATTACCGCCTTTAACAACCTCGTTATCTAGTACCATTTGGGCTTGTTTCTTTGCACCTGACGCCTTAGCCTTTATTTTTGCTGCGTTAAAATCCACTCGCGCTTTCATCAGATCATCTCATTTTCATAGTGATGGACATTGGACGACCTAGCGTATAACGAATCAACCTTGTTTACGATGTACTCGTCTTCGTCAAAGACCACGATGTCTTGCTCACTCATCTTGATTACTGGATCGGAGTTACGAGCATCGATAAAGAGTGTTGAGCGCTTAAGCACCTCTTGACCGTTATTATCACGAGTTAAAGAGGATGAGGGCTCCATGCGGACGTGCTTGATCTCTTGCTCCTCCGCATACTCAATGCCCTCTCTGCCTTTACCAAGATACTTTTTATACCCAATAGTATGGGGGAGTAATCGCTTCGGAATCGGTCGCGCCATATGCCCTCACTCCTCCTGCGTACAACAGACCTGTCGGCCCGAGATATCGGATCACCTCCGGTGCAAGTTGCACCCCATATTTTGTGATGCTTGCCCTTTACCTGCCGAGAACTTACCTACCGTAACGGATTGCAGATTGTCACCAAGTAACTCCTCTACGCCCCCTGCTATCTCGATATACTCTACCTGTGACGCAACCGCCTTTTTAACAAGCGATTTTTGCAAGTCTGTTAGGGTGTCAAAGTCTTTGATCTTATACCTTGTCACCATGTCGATCGTGTCACTGGCACGTCGGATAAATCGCGGTAGGTCAGCCTCATCTACCGGCGTACCCATAAACTCATCGTTGTAGTAATCTGCGTCGATGTAAGGCATTGCCTACACCTCCTATTTGTCTGTCTTAGCTTCCTCTGCTGCCTTTGCTTTAGCCTCAGCGTCAGTTTTTTCCTTTTGTAGCTTTGTGATTTGCTTCTTAAGAGCATCATTCTCTTTTTCGAGGTCTGCATTCGGGCTATTCTGCTTCTTTAGTCGCTCATTTTCCTCAACGACCTTGTTATACTCCGCAGCCGAAATGGATTTACCGCCAGTAGCACGCTTAACGACTTCACCTTTATCGCCAATCAGATCAAAACCTTGTTTTAAGTAGCTACCTACTGCTTTATCGTCTACGTGCAAGACTTTATTGCCCTTTTTTACTTTAGCCATGTGTGATACCTCCTCAAATTAATAGAGAGCGCGATATGCGCCCTCTTATTCCTCTTCTTCTGCAGATGGTGTTGTGTGAAAAGCTACAGCTGGTGCCTTGCGCTCAAACACAAATACATCCCAGTAAGAGCGCTCGTAGTACGTTCGCTTCCCTTTAGAAAGCGCGGAAGGTTCACCTAGCAACACCTGCTCATATTTCATAGGAGACAGTACAGCTCGTGGATGCACTAGGATCATGTTGATCTGATCTGCTTCATCGTCCGCAACAGCGCCAACTGTAAAGTCATAGACCGTCTTCATGCGGCTGGACGGTACGCGCTTAAGTTGTACATCATCAAGGGAACGAACAGAACGGTTAATAGCTCCGTTATTGGCTTGCACTTGGATAGTGCGCTCAAGCTTTTCAGCGTTTTTAAGGATTGTGTACGTGACAGGAGTAACATACAAGATACGACCCTCAGCAGGTACCTCTGCCTCATCCATATCCTCCATCATCTGATCAAAGATTTGTAGAGCATTAGCCTCCGATAAAGCAGTAGTTACTGGCGTCACACCGAAGCCAGTAGCCTCCGCATATAACTTGGATGCCATGTACTTGTCCATCTCAGGGATCTTTTGCTCCTCGTTAAATACACGAGTTGTGTTTGCGATTGTTACAGCATCGTTTGTCTCATCAACGTCCATTGGGTCAATAAATGTGCTAAACTCACGGTCGTGATCTAGTGTCTTTGTCTCCCAATCGTTGTCAACCTTACGTGTGAATCCTGTAATCGCGTCACGGTTCGTATCGGTCATACCTGTTACATCAATGCGTGGAATTTGAATTGTCTTTGCGTTAGTAAAACGGATACGAGAGTTGTTTGGAGAGTTGTAAAGCTCCACAAACATAAGTTCCTTACTAAATTTCTGTTCGAGCGTTTTTTGATACAGTTCAGCATAATTTAATTCTGCCATGTGTTATTCCTCCTAATAATTAAATGTGGTATAAGTGCGAATTACTTAAATGCCTGCATGAATTTCTCTTCATCGGTCAGCTGTTGCTTACTATGCTTACCTTGAACAAACGTCGGCTTCTTCTCTTCCTCTGCTGACGATCCGGCAAAGTGTGGGTAGTCCTCTACGACTTGCTTGATTGCACCGGCGATATCTAACTCGTCCGATACCATCGATTTAGCGAGTGTCATAACGGCTTTTAAGTTCTTGTCGTCTGTGATTCCACTACGAATAGCTGCATTCTCCGCCTGCAAGTCTGTCAACGTCTGGTCCTTCTCTGTTAGCTGTGACTCAAACGTTTTTAGCTTGTCGTTGAGCTTCTCAGACTCCGTTTTCTGGCTTTCCTCCCACTCTTTGTGCTTGGCTAGCGTGTTTTTGAGCGTGTCGAAGTTATCAACCCCTAAACTCTTCAAAAACTCCGCCTCTGCCATCTTCTTAGCCTCGTCAGCGCTTAGTTCACCCCCTTTCTCCGTTGGCTCTTGCGACTGGCTCTGATCCTCTTGCGTTGGTTGCTCCGGGGTTGGTTCGCCCGCGCCCGGAGCTTGTGGTTCGGCTGCTGGTTCCTCAGCGAAATACTGTAGGTTGAGTGGTAAAAATAGTGTTTTATTCATCTGCTAGTCCCTCCAACTCTTTGATACCTTCAATGATTTTTTGATAATGAAAGTTCGTTTTTAACTGGTTTCCGTTTTCATCCTTAAACTCCGAAATTTCTATTTGCTCTATCAGGTCGCTAAGTTGATGCATAATCTCTTTAACAGGCTCCATGTCAGCGACTTTCACTTGAATTTGAAGCATGGTTAAACACTCCTTTGGATTTGTTCTCTGCCGTAGCGTCTCGTGCGCCCCGACTCATCAATAAAGCCACGCATACGTCCCTGTCTCTGTCTGATAAGCTTTCTTGCTTGCTCTGCGCCTACCACGTCACCAGATGCGGCCAAGATGTCTTGACGGTTCTTAGCTTTGCGTATGTCACGCTCTAGCTGGCGTTGACGTTGACTCTCTTTGTAGGCCTCTGCGTTTTGCTCGGCTGTTTGTTTTGGTGGCTCTGGCGCAACGCTCAATCCCTCAAAAAACGGATAGATTTGATGGCCACAATTAACGCCTAACAACCCTGCCGCCTCTCCGTAGCTGGTAGAGGACCATGCAGGGTAACGATTGCTATTTCCAGACAACGAAAAAATGCGCCCTTGGAAAGGTGCGCACCGTGGTCTTGCTCCTATGTGACTCGACACCTCGATGAGGTCGTTGCCGTACTGTTGGATACGCGTCATTTGCATATCGTTTGTAACGTCGTTTGTAACGGACCGGACGATCATGCTTACATAGCCCTCGGCTGATAGCGTGGCACCATCTGATCTAGTCAGGGTTGGTATACCTTTGTCCGACCACTTGGACAGCGTCGATCGTATCGCTCTATCTGCTGTCATTTGTCCTGTCAGCACCCTAGAGGTCGTCTCGCTGATTATGTTGCGGTATACCTGCTGTGAGCCGTTTAAAACGGACGTGTTAATCATGTTGAGGTCACTTCGTGCTCGTTGCTGGTAACTAGACAAGATAGAGAGCATTTGCGGATCGTCTCGGAGCCTCTCTGGCGACACTGGCACAATCCCTTTGTCAAATGCCTCCTGCAACGCCTTTTCGCCTATCTCAATATGATCTAGCGCCGTCTTGCTTAACGTCTGCCGAAGCTCTCTCTCAGCTTTTGGCGCTTGGGCGATGATAAACCGTCGCTGTCGTTGGTAAAACTCCGCAAGCTCACCGAATCGGTTAGACTGCCACAACGCAGGATTGTCCTGTAGTTCCTCGATCGTAGAACCTAAACGCTCTGCAATGTTAATCATGATTGCAAGCTCAATGCCACTGTAGATGTCTGTTACTGGCTTCGCGCTGTTTTGTAGCTGTTGCGGTGTGAGTGCCATTTAGATCACTCCAAGTCCTCGTTATTAAAAACCTCAGCATCTTGCATTGCGTTCTGCTCTTTCGCAATTTGCTCCAAGATCACTATCGCTTCTTCTTCGGTGACCTTTTGCACCTTTTGGATCGCTTGGAGCTTCGATGCTAGTCCAGATCCTACGAGTGACGTCCAGTAGCTGGCATTTGTTGATCGGTCCTCTGCGATAGAGTCGTCGAAGTTTACCTTAACCTCGTATTTGTCTGGTCCAGTAAAGATGTTATACAAAGCAGCCACATCTTTGATCGTTGCGATGAGCTCCTTTATGCCCTCCTCAATCAGTGTGATGTGGCTAGAACGTGTCTTATAGGTCTTGCTGTTTTCGCTGATGACCTCCGTAGCCGTCTTAAGTCCAGTAGCTTCAAACGTAAACGTCCCAGGACTAAAACCAGTCTGCAAGCATAAGATCTCTAGTTGCGCGTTGATCGCCTCGATGTGCTCGTTTACTCGCAAATCAAAATTGATCTCTTTTATCATGTCTTCGGATGCATCACCAAAGTTAAACGCCTCGTACACCTCATTGTCGGTGTCAAAGTACTGTCTGCTATCACCGTCTGCATCTATATGGTGTTTGATCGCTTGAGCTCCTACGATAATCTTCTTTTTACCAAGCTTGAACTCGCGGTAAAACGAGTCGACTAGGTCGTCGATCGTATGGATCGTGTCTAACGCATTGGCAAATAGCGAGATACCCATGTTGCTGTCGATCTCGATGTTATTGGCGATGTTGGGCTTCGTGTAGACAAACATCGGACGGCTCATGTCCTTTATAACGACCTCGTCCTCTAAATCCTCGTAGAGCGTTGATAATGGTACGAGTGTTCCTAAGTCCTTACTGCCTTTAGCGTCTCTATACAGCTCATTACGGATCGTATAGTTACCATCAATCCATAAGTGAGACTCCACAAGCGTAAATTTGTAGTCTTTATGAGTGGTAACGGTTAAAAAGGCGCCCTCTGTGACGGTACGACCGTTGTAAGTGATCGGCACAAAGCACTCAGCAGATACATAGCTAATCTTGATCTCCTTGTCCTCGACATACACTTTTGTGACCATGCCACCCATCGCAAACATGTATTCGAGGTAGTTTTGATAGTGTTTGTCGAAACCGTTTGCCTCTAAGACGTCTTTCACACTGTCCGCAAACGCACCCTCACCAGTATCAATGCTAATATCGCACTTTTCGTTAAATACGAGCGTCGCCATCTCCTGTGAGAGCACTTTAGGCAGGTTGAGCGTCTTCATTTTACGTTTTTGCTCCCCGTTGAGCGTATGGTATCGAACATCGTGCCATTCGCTGTAATGCCCTTGGTAGAGCTGACGCCATACGTCTATGTGATCGTAAAACTTTTCTGTTGCGACAACGTCCTCACGCTTCGTGATCTTTTGTACGCTTTTAATGAGCTTCATCTTGTGCAGCCACCCCCTTATCTTTGATACGACGTTTGCAAACATAGTCTCACCGCCTTAAAATTTAAGTCCTAACTTACGTAAGTTATCCATCACGTAATATTGCAAAGCGTCACAAGTGTGATCGTCCTCTTTGATAACTTTGGGATCGTCACTCTGCAAGGTATCTGCATCCCACTGGTATCGTTCGTGCTCCGTTTTAACTATTTGATTGTTGCTCGTATTTAGCATAAAAAAACGACCTTGCGCAAGTAGGTCTTGTACGTTTTCGATCATTGTTACTTTCTTTTTCTTCGCTACTGGATGTAACCGAACGCCATAATCCTTAAAATACTGGTTTCTAAGCGCACCCTCAGCCGAATCGATCGTTTGCTGGTCAATCGGTTTACGGTACGTTTCTCGTATTTTCTTCGTGAACTCAGCTAGGTCATTACTAAACTCACTAGGAGCCTTTTTCTCGACCTTGTTAGCTGGCGAGTAGTAGTAAGTGTCCAACAAGACGACATTACGCCTCTTCGTTAAACCTAGCGCCAGATACGTTGTCGCAGACACTTGGTGTCCTGTATCAATCGCTAAGTCGACCATGATAATATCATCGTTTTTAGGTAACTCATCAATTTCATGAAAGTGAGCCATGTTGTAGACCGTATCACCAAGGCCTATGACTTCTCCCGAGTACATCCATCGCCAGTAATCATAATCATTACCCTTGTAGGTTTCGATCTTACGGAGCAACTGACTTGATAAAAAGCCTTTCTCATCATCCATGTAGGTTGAATGGTGCAAAAAGTAACTAGGATCGTTTACTTTGCTATCCTTCCACTGATTCACCCACGAATAAGGGTTTCTTGGTGGATTGTAGCTGTAATAAATCTTAACTTGCTTACCATCGCCTAGATCCTGACGGATGAACGTATCTTCGACTACGTCAATATCCTCAACGCCCGAAAACTCTGCTAACTCTTCGTACCACAACGCCATATAGTAGCCTTTTGCGATATTCATAGACTTTAGCTTTAGTGGATCATCAACCCCGTGAAAGTAAAACCCTGTGCCTGTGGGCTTGTGTTTAATGACCAAAGGCGAGCGCCCGAAGAAAAACTCATGTTCGACGCCCAACATATAAATCGCCCACTTTATTTGTTCGTACACGGATCCACTCAAGTACTTCGCAACCTTACGCAAGCAAACAACATTGCCTTGGTCATCGCCCAAGAAGTCCGTCACGAGCTTTAACGAGATGACAGATGATTTCATGCTTGAACGCCCACCAGACAAAATGCTGTTCGGTCGATCATTTAGCCAGAACGAGTAGAAGTTGCGATTCATGAGCTCCATAATATTAATTGTTCGCTCAGCTATCATCTTCCATCGCCCTCCTCATCGCATCCTTATCGTTAATGATGATCGTTCGTGTCCCTGCTTCTTCGTTCTTGGTTTCTGCCTCAGTCTTCGTTATTTGAGCTTCTAACAGGCGTTCTTTTAGCTCGTCCATCTTATTCATCGGGTAGCGTTTGAGAAGCTCTTTAGCAGCGTCCTTACGTTGGTTTATATCTGGCGGTTTGTTAATTACCTCGTACCCCCAACCTCCACTCACTACGACCGAATCACTCAGCTCGCCTCTTGCTATTTTTGTGAGTAACTCAAGCGCTTCATCTGCTTTCATGACTCTTTTTTCGTCCAGTTCTGCGAGTCGAGTGTCGATGTAAGCCTTAATGTGAGGTTTGGTGAGGTTCTCATATCCAGTCTCTTTCGCTGTCTTCTTGCTGTAACCAGCCTCAATAGCAGCCTGCGTAGCATTACCAAGCTCGATGTACTTTTCAGCAAAACGTTTCTGTTTTTCCCTCAGTTTTATCATTACATCTCACCTTCAACTCCTTATCTATTTGTTTTACCCTCCTATCAGGGCTGAGCTCTATGTGTCTCAATCAATGTGCCCTGATAGCAACGTAAAAAGCCACCCACGATGTCGTAGATGGCTTTCGGTCTTGCCTTATTCGGTTGGTCTAACGAGATAGGTACATACCTAGCCGACCAGCCTTCCATGGTACTATATTACAACAGATTAACGAGCAAAAAGTGCAGTCTTTACCAACCTAACACCTCAATCGTCGCCTGGATGATCTGATTACGCCATACGATCGCCTGTCTCCTACTTACGTGACACCTGTTAGCGACACCATCCCAATTAAGGTTCTCACGCCCCCAATATTTGACTTGCACAAGCTTCTTGTGGTCCTTTGGCAAGGCGTTGTACACTTCCTCTATAGCTGCAACAATCTTTTCTCGGTGCTGTAGCTTACGGCTGGCGATCAGGTTAATAGCTGTCCTCTCTGTTGGCGCAGAGATAAAGCCTGATCGTCCGCCACCTGTATTTGTGTCAATCTCTTGGTAAGGGGTCTCGATTTCTTCTCGTAGGTCTCTGATCTCTTGGATTGTCTTATAGTAATCGCTCCACTCGCCCTCAACGTGCCTAAATGTGGATCTCTTTGCTTTAATCTTTGTCATACTTAACCCCTCCCAGAGTGTTTTGTGCTAGAATAACGGTAGGTGGACCGTCCTGAGAGGGGCGGTTTTTTGTGTTTAAAGAGTGCCCAAGAGTTTGCCGTCTTTTTTGAGCATGACTTTGTGAGTGTTAATCACTTTAATGTCAGTGCCGTTTAAGTCTAACTCCGTTTCCATAGTTGTTTTCAATACATAGCCCTGATCTCTGGCTTTATTAACATTGATACTTTTTGCTGTCTATCACCGCAAGACTTTAGCCAAGATAGTACATCACCATCTAAATCAGAGTGCTCAATTAATAGATCGATAGCTTTCGCTTCTAACACTCGGTCAATGTATTCTGCGATTTGATCCACTGCCTCACCTCCCTTTACTGCACATAATGGGGTTAATGTGTGTTAAATTTTATCGGGGTAGTTTATATTAAGCGCTTCTAAGATATAGTTTCTGAGCTTACTAGTTTCTTCTTCAGGAATGTAAAACTTTTTATTGTCCAAGTTAGTGTAGTCATTAAGAACTTCAAGAATGTGATATTCAATTTGGTACTCAAAATCATGCTGATACTCAAGGTTTTTCCAGTCCTCCCAATCAAGCAATACTTTCTTATTAAATTCGAAAGTTTTATCCTCCACTATAGGTTTTTCTAAAAACTGATTACAGCAGCCACATCTATTTTCTGTAGTCTGATAATTTATCTTGATATATTCTGTAGCATCCTCCATATTTATCTCTCCTTTTAATTTCGTATAATATGTCTTAATATTACTTTTCTGTAATGTCCACTTCACAATGATGATCTTCAGCAACAACAACGATGTTGATGTGATGATTTACTTCCTCTGGGTTCTTAGCCCAATACGGTACTTTTCCGTTTTCTAGAGGGATGCCATAGCCTTCAATATGTCGTCTTCCGAATCTAGCACGCATATTGGCAATGTGCTCTACATGTTCCTCAATAGTGTAATAATCGAAATACACTGATCTAAAAGCCTCCATATACTCTTCGGTGAATAAAGACTCGTCTACGCTTACAATAAATTCATCGATGCGTTCTACCTCACAGTTAAAACTTTTCATGACTATCTCTCCTTCGCTAAATGTCGATTATGCGCACTAACGTTTGTTTTTACGCTTTTCTAACTTCATTTTCTGAATCTGTTTTTGTAATTGCTTCTTTCTCATGGG
This window contains:
- a CDS encoding phage minor capsid protein, which codes for MALTPQQLQNSAKPVTDIYSGIELAIMINIAERLGSTIEELQDNPALWQSNRFGELAEFYQRQRRFIIAQAPKAERELRQTLSKTALDHIEIGEKALQEAFDKGIVPVSPERLRDDPQMLSILSSYQQRARSDLNMINTSVLNGSQQVYRNIISETTSRVLTGQMTADRAIRSTLSKWSDKGIPTLTRSDGATLSAEGYVSMIVRSVTNDVTNDMQMTRIQQYGNDLIEVSSHIGARPRCAPFQGRIFSLSGNSNRYPAWSSTSYGEAAGLLGVNCGHQIYPFFEGLSVAPEPPKQTAEQNAEAYKESQRQRQLERDIRKAKNRQDILAASGDVVGAEQARKLIRQRQGRMRGFIDESGRTRRYGREQIQRSV
- a CDS encoding PBSX family phage terminase large subunit is translated as MIAERTINIMELMNRNFYSFWLNDRPNSILSGGRSSMKSSVISLKLVTDFLGDDQGNVVCLRKVAKYLSGSVYEQIKWAIYMLGVEHEFFFGRSPLVIKHKPTGTGFYFHGVDDPLKLKSMNIAKGYYMALWYEELAEFSGVEDIDVVEDTFIRQDLGDGKQVKIYYSYNPPRNPYSWVNQWKDSKVNDPSYFLHHSTYMDDEKGFLSSQLLRKIETYKGNDYDYWRWMYSGEVIGLGDTVYNMAHFHEIDELPKNDDIIMVDLAIDTGHQVSATTYLALGLTKRRNVVLLDTYYYSPANKVEKKAPSEFSNDLAEFTKKIRETYRKPIDQQTIDSAEGALRNQYFKDYGVRLHPVAKKKKVTMIENVQDLLAQGRFFMLNTSNNQIVKTEHERYQWDADTLQSDDPKVIKEDDHTCDALQYYVMDNLRKLGLKF
- a CDS encoding capsid protein, translated to MAELNYAELYQKTLEQKFSKELMFVELYNSPNNSRIRFTNAKTIQIPRIDVTGMTDTNRDAITGFTRKVDNDWETKTLDHDREFSTFIDPMDVDETNDAVTIANTTRVFNEEQKIPEMDKYMASKLYAEATGFGVTPVTTALSEANALQIFDQMMEDMDEAEVPAEGRILYVTPVTYTILKNAEKLERTIQVQANNGAINRSVRSLDDVQLKRVPSSRMKTVYDFTVGAVADDEADQINMILVHPRAVLSPMKYEQVLLGEPSALSKGKRTYYERSYWDVFVFERKAPAVAFHTTPSAEEEE
- a CDS encoding phage portal protein, coding for MKLIKSVQKITKREDVVATEKFYDHIDVWRQLYQGHYSEWHDVRYHTLNGEQKRKMKTLNLPKVLSQEMATLVFNEKCDISIDTGEGAFADSVKDVLEANGFDKHYQNYLEYMFAMGGMVTKVYVEDKEIKISYVSAECFVPITYNGRTVTEGAFLTVTTHKDYKFTLVESHLWIDGNYTIRNELYRDAKGSKDLGTLVPLSTLYEDLEDEVVIKDMSRPMFVYTKPNIANNIEIDSNMGISLFANALDTIHTIDDLVDSFYREFKLGKKKIIVGAQAIKHHIDADGDSRQYFDTDNEVYEAFNFGDASEDMIKEINFDLRVNEHIEAINAQLEILCLQTGFSPGTFTFEATGLKTATEVISENSKTYKTRSSHITLIEEGIKELIATIKDVAALYNIFTGPDKYEVKVNFDDSIAEDRSTNASYWTSLVGSGLASKLQAIQKVQKVTEEEAIVILEQIAKEQNAMQDAEVFNNEDLE
- a CDS encoding putative minor capsid protein, with translation MARPIPKRLLPHTIGYKKYLGKGREGIEYAEEQEIKHVRMEPSSSLTRDNNGQEVLKRSTLFIDARNSDPVIKMSEQDIVVFDEDEYIVNKVDSLYARSSNVHHYENEMI
- a CDS encoding transcriptional regulator codes for the protein MTKIKAKRSTFRHVEGEWSDYYKTIQEIRDLREEIETPYQEIDTNTGGGRSGFISAPTERTAINLIASRKLQHREKIVAAIEEVYNALPKDHKKLVQVKYWGRENLNWDGVANRCHVSRRQAIVWRNQIIQATIEVLGW
- a CDS encoding terminase small subunit, whose translation is MIKLREKQKRFAEKYIELGNATQAAIEAGYSKKTAKETGYENLTKPHIKAYIDTRLAELDEKRVMKADEALELLTKIARGELSDSVVVSGGWGYEVINKPPDINQRKDAAKELLKRYPMNKMDELKERLLEAQITKTEAETKNEEAGTRTIIINDKDAMRRAMEDDS
- a CDS encoding minor capsid protein, translated to MKARVDFNAAKIKAKASGAKKQAQMVLDNEVVKGGNKFIPFDRGDLAQSGIRMTNPGSGKVTWQMPYARKLYYNPQFNFSKDKNSQAGGLWFERAKSQELPAWLRITEAAFKKFF